The following are from one region of the Harpia harpyja isolate bHarHar1 chromosome 4, bHarHar1 primary haplotype, whole genome shotgun sequence genome:
- the OXGR1 gene encoding 2-oxoglutarate receptor 1: protein MNTTNDDSANPTTWQDTEGDFPNCTDVEVGLKTLYLPIMYSVIFLVGFPGNVIAICVYSFKMRPWKSSTIIMLNLALTDLLYLTSLPFLIHYYASGEHWIFGGFMCKFIRFGFHFNLYSSILFLTCFSAFRYAVVVHPMKFFHIQRKRWTAVACAAVWVISLAAVSPVNFLISSKKAQNRSLCLDLTSSENLGTTRWYNWLLTGLAFFLPLLTVTLCYTLIICTLATGPHTRACYKQKARRLAVVLLVVFYVCFLPFHVFRVARVELRLHPASCHMEKQIHAAYIISRPLAALNTCGNLLLYVVIGGNFQRAMLSLSRCK, encoded by the coding sequence ATGAACACAACAAATGACGACTCAGCCAACCCCACCACCTGGCAAGACACTGAAGGTGATTTTCCCAACTGCACTGATGTGGAAGTCGGTCTGAAGACTTTGTACCTCCCCATTATGTATAGCGTCATCTTCCTGGTGGGCTTCCCAGGAAATGTCATTGCGATTTGTGTTTACAGCTTCAAGATGAGGCCTTGGAAGAGCAGCACCATAATCATGCTGAACCTGGCACTCACGGACCTGCTCTACCTCACCAGCCTTCCCTTCCTGATACACTACTATGCCAGCGGGGAGCACTGGATTTTCGGTGGATTCATGTGCAAGTTCATCCGCTTCGGCTTCCACTTCAACTTGTACAGCagcatcctcttcctcacctGCTTCAGCGCCTTCCGCTATGCGGTGGTTGTCCACCCTATGAAGTTCTTCCACATCCAGAGGAAGCGGTGGACAGCGGTGGCTTGCGCAGCCGTTTGGGTGATCTCACTGGCAGCCGTCAGCCCCGTCAACTTCTTGATCTCCTCAAAAAAGGCACAAAACAGATCCTTATGCCTCGACCTTACCAGCTCTGAAAACCTGGGCACAACCAGGTGGTATAACTGGCTGCTGACTGGCCTGGCCTTCTTCTTGCCCTTGCTGACGGTGACTCTGTGCTACACGCTCATTATTTGCACGTTGGCTACCGGCCCCCACACACGGGCTTGCTACAAACAAAAGGCTCGCAGACTCGCTGTCGTCCTCTTGGTGGTCTTCTATGTGTGCTTCCTCCCCTTCCACGTCTTTCGGGTGGCTCGGGTTGAACTACGGTTGCATCCAGCCAGCTGTCACATGGAGAAGCAAATCCATGCTGCCTATATCATCTCTCGGCCCCTGGCTGCACTCAACACGTGTGGCAACCTACTACTTTATGTTGTGATCGGAGGTAACTTCCAGCGGGCCATGCTCTCTCTTTCAAGGTGTAAGTAA